A genomic region of Tigriopus californicus strain San Diego chromosome 1, Tcal_SD_v2.1, whole genome shotgun sequence contains the following coding sequences:
- the LOC131881324 gene encoding uncharacterized protein LOC131881324, with protein sequence MDNLRDPGERQKIEYATQFFGFPPDSMIDALMGDATDTIKASFQAAKSHSLKQFGERVSEKEVNEAFVTLEERCIESTEDIYYKKFGRYVRENIFNIPKHVVLPEDKVHCEAGKENLDSNDFEVAKTRFEALCSNIKDHKFMKVALEHKLSRFRAILERQERLLAQATVLKENVKVLEVFDAQKDVLDKKRSALQPLMVKMENNMQNDSGCFEGSDPAQLEKKRQFDLEDTRLAKKCKLDDD encoded by the exons aTGGACAATCTCAGGGATCCCGGAGAGCGACAGAAAATCGAATACGCCACCCAATTCTTCGGATTTCCTCCCGATTCCATGATCGATGCACTCATGGGAGATGCCACAGACACCATCAAGGCTAGCTTTCAA GCTGCCAAGTCTCATTCGTTGAAACAATTTGGCGAGCGAGTCTCGGAAAAAGAAGTGAACGAAGCCTTTGTCACTCTGGAAGAGCGATGTATCGAGTCGACCGAGGACATTTACTACAAGAAATTCGGTCGGTATGTCCGGGAGAATATCTTCAATATTCCAAAACACGTGGTTCTTCCCGAGGACAAAGTCCATTGCGAGGCTGGCAAAGAAAACTTGGACTCAAATGACTTTGAGGTGGCTAAAACCCGCTTTGAAGCGCTCTGTTCCAATATTAAAGACCATAAGTTCATGAAGGTCGCTTTGGAGCACAAACTCTCGCGTTTCAGAGCGATTCTCGAACGACAAGAACGACTGCTCGCCCAAGCGACTGTCCTTAAAGAGAATGTGAAAGTGTTGGAAGTGTTCGATGCTCAGAAGGATGTTCTGGACAAGAAACGATCGGCTCTCCAGCCTTTGATGGTCAAAATGGAGAACAACATGCAGAATGACAGTGGCTGCTTTGAAGGCTCGGATCCGGCTCAACTGGAAAAGAAACGGCAATTCGACCTCGAGGACACGCgattggccaaaaaatgtaaattggacGACGATTGA
- the LOC131881315 gene encoding ATP synthase mitochondrial F1 complex assembly factor 2-like — MMFVSGVGQSLLRRVTTPSWLQFGSVRAMSARARKRFYKNVAVVSTSREGQIDFELTLDNRKLKTPLGNEFRVDNEILAHSVATEWAAQKDYILLSQMHLTGLANVCIDNPTNAKKEDLVDHILNFLDTDTILFFGEEETLLARQVEQWQPLIDWFCERHRIEIKASRGLAPPEFSPNARDAIRKHLMSYNYRAINGFSFGVDSIKSLILTAALVDRRLAVDEAVKLSRLELEVQTERWGNVEWAHDLELYDTTARVAAATMFVHLSSS, encoded by the exons ATGATGTTCGTATCAGGGGTGGGTCAGAGCCTTCTCCGGCGAGTGACCACGCCCTCCTGGCTGCAATTCGGGAGTGTTCGAGCCATGAGCGCCCGAG CTCGGAAACGGTTCTACAAGAACGTGGCCGTGGTCTCCACTTCTCGTGAGGGTCAAATAGATTTTGAGTTGACCCTGGACAATCGAAAACTCAAAACGCCTTTGGGCAACGAGTTCCGAGTGGACAACGAAATCTTGGCCCACTCTGTGGCCACAGAATGGGCGGCCCAAAAAGACTACATCCTCTTGTCACAGATGCACTTGACAG GATTGGCCAACGTCTGCATCGACAATCCGACTAACgccaagaaagaagatctTGTCGACCACATTCTGAACTTCTTAGACACAGATACCATCCTTTTCTTCGGAGAGGAG GAAACGCTCTTGGCCAGACAGGTGGAGCAATGGCAACCGCTCATCGATTGGTTCTGTGAGCGTCATCGCATCGAAATCAAAGCCTCCCGAGGCCTGGCTCCCCCGGAATTCTCTCCCAATGCTCGCGATGCCATCCGGAAGCATCTCATGTCCTACAATTATCGTGCCATCAACGGGTTCTCTTTCGGCGTGGACTCGATCAAATCGTTGATCTTAACCGCCGCTCTAGTGGACCGACGGCTAGCCGTTGATGAAGCCGTTAAACTGTCTCGGCTAGAGCTGGAAGTCCAG ACCGAGCGATGGGGTAACGTGGAATGGGCCCATGATCTCGAGTTATACGATACGACGGCCAGAGTGGCAGCTGCCACCATGTTTGTTCATTTGAGTAGCAGCTAG
- the LOC131888844 gene encoding uncharacterized protein LOC131888844, translating to MRMYVPSSLSNTESNEPLSMATSSGPWPNESMMTGERDQADPVPGALAPPASPSPSTLLTGKSIQTFHCDRCRRTFVCRHSVLSHRKARRCRQAQEAPCSADHTHQPIRLQFDSMTEALNWRLENQLDRYFSLKSAKNSNGTPGSYRIMRCNQNVKDRIASSKKSKKAYDCAAKVIFNQKEVCVCENHELVECSNVKQQVLVYGCIEHSHPIERNKIRLSKVAKDRASELIASGVPSDVVLKEYRSMHEQDPESKPLKYEDIYRIKKMCKLKGYGGKNVQDITASHLPIGSTLKGTLVRKRATKTSISSENDIDKKRLKNEQKELNVILKEFEMVEDKMSSIKKFLIADDKPIAEKKHLVDSLSSLLSNFVGSSPLSDQ from the exons ATGCGGATGTATGTCCCATCATCATTGTCCAACACCGAATCTAACGAGCCACTTAGCATGGCCACCTCATCTGGGCCCTGGCCCAATGAATCGATGATGACGGGCGAGCGGGATCAAGCCGACCCAGTGCCTGGTGCCCTAGCCCCACCCGCCAGTCCGAGTCCCTCCACCCTTTTGACGGGCAAGTCAATCCAGACGTTTCATTGCGATCGCTGCCGTCGAACCTTCGTCTGTCGTCACTCAGTCCTGAGTCATCGCAAGGCCCGCCGATGTCGCCAGGCCCAG GAAGCCCCGTGCTCGGCTGATCACACGCACCAACCGATTCGTCTTCAGTTTGACTCCATGACCGAGGCCTTGAATTGGCGGTTGGAAAACCAGTTGGAtcgatatttttctttaaaatccGCCAAAAACTCCAATGGCACCCCAGGCTCCTACCGCATTATGCGCTGTAATCAAAATGTCAAGGATAGGATTGCTAGTAGTAAAAAATCCAAGAAAGCTTATGACTGTGCTGCCAA GGTCATCTTCAACCAAAAAGAAGTATGTGTTTGTGAAAATCACGAATTGGTGGAGTGCAGTAACGTGAAACAGCAAGTTCTTGTCTATGGTTGCATAGAACATTCACATCCCATTGAGCGAAACAAGATTCGCCTGTCCAAAGTCGCCAAAGATCGGGCCTCAGAGCTCATTGCCTCGGGTGTTCCTTCTGATGTTGTATTAAAAGAATATCGTTCAATGCATGAACAAGACCCCGAAAGCAAGCCCTTGAAGTATGAAGATATCTACCGGATTAAGAAGATGTGCAAGCTAAAGG GTTATGGTgggaaaaatgtccaagataTTACTGCATCCCATTTGCCAATTGGGTCAACTTTAAAGGGAACTCTCGTTCGAAAACGTGCCACAAAGACGTCGATCTCGAGtgaaaatgatattgacaaaaagaggttaaaaaatgaacaaaag gaacTAAATGTAATTTTGAAGGAGTTTGAGATGGTTGAAGACAAGATGAGCTCAATCAAAAAATTTTTGATTGCTGATGATAAGCCAATCGCGGAGAAAAAACACTTGGTGGATTCGTTATCATCACTCCTAAGCAATTTCGTTGGCTCATCTCCTCTCTCGGACCAATAA
- the LOC131888865 gene encoding uncharacterized protein LOC131888865, producing MAEMWDPSDVDSPDTTGDLAASQASQASQASQASQPPGRPPSFPLTLDSFEMFHCGQCRKTFSARGSARTHRRANTCRNAQESPCTTDHIHKPIRLEFDTMAEAQNWLLEKQLDRFFSTSTVRNSFRVMRCTQDVRSRLASSKKSKKTYHCDARIFFKQSEVCACDSHESEWCWNVKQLVLVYGCLEHSHPIERNKIRLSKATKDRAAELLAAGVSSDVVLKEYLSQHEQDPESKPLSYSDVYRIKRMCKLKGYNGKNANDNNASELPNEPVFKGPFFEKRLTETIIVVDIDGKRLESEQTELESVLAEIEKAEEKMRSIKDILKADDKSFAEKKLLIESFRLPLANLISTPHNL from the exons ATGGCGGAGATGTGGGATCCCTCGGACGTCGACTCACCCGATACTACCGGCGACCTGGCCGCGTCCCAAGCGTCCCAAGCGTCCCAAGCGTCCCAAGCGTCCCAGCCTCCAGGCCGACCTCCTTCCTTTCCTTTGACGCTCGATTCGTTCGAGATGTTTCATTGCGGTCAATGCCGCAAAACATTCAGTGCCCGCGGTTCGGCCCGGACTCATCGGCGGGCCAACACGTGTCGAAATGCCCAG GAGTCTCCATGCACGACGGATCACATTCATAAACCAATTCGCCTCGAATTCGATACCATGGCCGAGGCCCAGAATTGGTTGTTGGAAAAGCAATTGGATCGGTTCTTTTCCACTAGCACTGTAAGAAATTCCTTTCGGGTTATGCGCTGCACTCAAGATGTCAGGAGTAGGTTAGCCAGTAGTAAAAAATCCAAGAAGACATACCATTGCGATGCCAG GATCTTCTTCAAGCAAAGTGAGGTATGCGCTTGTGATAGTCATGAATCAGAATGGTGTTGGAATGTGAAACAACTAGTTCTGGTTTATGGTTGTCTGGAACATTCACATCCTATTGAGCGGAACAAAATTCGGTTGTCCAAAGCTACCAAAGATCGGGCAGCAGAGCTCCTCGCCGCCGGTGTTTCTTCGGACGTCGTGCTAAAAGAATATCTTTCACAACACGAGCAAGATCCGGAGAGCAAACCTTTATCTTACAGCGATGTCTACCGCATTAAGAGGATGTGCAAACTTAAAG GTTATAATGGgaaaaatgccaatgacaACAACGCTTCCGAATTGCCAAATGAACCAGTTTTTAAGGGACCTTTCTTTGAAAAACGACTGACTGAAACGATCATTGTGGTTGATATCGACGGAAAAAGATTGGAAAGCGAACAAACG gaACTCGAGTCAGTTTTGGCCGAGATTGAGAAGGCTGAAGAGAAGATGCGCTCAATCAAGGATATTTTGAAGGCTGACGATAAGTCTTTTgcggaaaaaaaacttttaataGAATCGTTTAGACTCCCCCTCGCCAATTTGATCAGTACACCCCACAATCTCTAA
- the LOC131888854 gene encoding uncharacterized protein LOC131888854 produces the protein MAEMRNPLDVVPLEDQATADLSLPSPPSPPSQPSQPPERPPAFPLTLDSFEMFHCGQCRKTFSCRTSARSHRKANACRNSQETTCSANHKHKPISLKFDSMAEAEQWRLGNELDRYFSFKSGQKFYRVLHCSQNVKDKMAGSKKSKKIFNCDAKIFYSQRELCLCDNHESEWCWNLKQQVLVYGCLEHSHPIERNKIRLSKIVKDRAAELIASGVPSDVVLKEYLAQHEQDPNSKPLAYSDVYQIKKRCKLKGYDGKGVKHEKSSDLPCGSAFKGPFFEKRPNQIPKLDKIEGRIWNNEQEEIETFLAKFEKVEESMRLMKNIVKANDKPIANKRLLMESLRLSFDNLISASLSLSDQ, from the exons ATGGCGGAAATGCGGAATCCCTTGGACGTCGTCCCACTCGAGGACCAGGCTACCGCTGACCTGAGCCTGCCATCCCCGCCATCCCCGCCATCCCAGCCATCCCAGCCCCCTGAGCGACCTCCCGCCTTCCCGTTGACGCTCGATTCGTTCGAGATGTTTCATTGCGGTCAATGCCGCAAGACATTCAGTTGCCGCACTTCGGCCCGCTCTCATCGAAAGGCCAACGCTTGTCGAAATTCTCAG GAAACCACCTGCTCGGCCAATCATAAGCACAAACCGATTAGCCTCAAGTTCGACTCCATGGCCGAGGCCGAGCAATGGAGGTtgggaaatgagttggatcgatatttttcctttaaatCTGGTCAGAAATTCTACCGGGTTCTGCATTGCTCTCAAAATGTCAAGGATAAGATGGCCGGCAGCAAAAAGTCcaagaaaattttcaattgtgatGCCAA AATCTTCTACAGTCAGAGAGAACTTTGCTTGTGTGATAATCATGAATCGGAATGGTGTTGGAACCTAAAACAGCAGGTTCTGGTTTATGGTTGCTTGGAACATTCGCATCCCATTGAGCGAAACAAGATTCGCTTGTCCAAAATCGTCAAAGATCGAGCAGCAGAGCTCATTGCCTCCGGTGTTCCTTCGGATGTCGTTCTAAAAGAATATCTTGCACAACACGAGCAAGATCCGAATAGCAAACCCTTAGCATACAGCGACGTCTACCAGATTAAGAAGAGAtgtaaattgaaag GTTATGATGGAAAAGGTGTGAAACACGAAAAGTCCTCCGATTTGCCATGTGGGTCAGCTTTCAAGGGgcccttttttgaaaaacgacCCAATCAAATCCCAAAGTTGGATAAGATCGAGGGAAGGATATGGAACAACGAACAAGAG gAAATCGAAACATTTTTGGCGAAGTTCGAGAAAGTGGAGGAAAGCATGCGCTTAATGAAAAATATCGTAAAGGCTAATGATAAGCCCATCGCaaacaaaaggcttttgatgGAATCGTTACGATTATCCTTCGACAATTTAATCAGTGcttctctctcactctcagACCAATAA